In the genome of Coraliomargarita algicola, one region contains:
- a CDS encoding sulfatase family protein, with product MSSTASAQAKPNLIIIFTDDQGYADLSSFGGKHVYTPNIDQMAKEGARLTSFYVAAPLCTPSRAALMTGCYPARIDMDVPSSIIVEGVSEKPFPVCLAGDGRGLNPSELTIAEVAQSAGYKTGMFGKWHLGDQPEFLPTRQGFEEFFGLPYSHDIHPKHPRQKLFKFPALPLLEGETVVEMEPSANYLTRRFTERAVDFIKRHKDEPFFLYLAHPLPHGPLAASPEMKKQYAEQLKVNKAGKPGLFPVTIYEIDWSVGEILKTLKDQGIDENTLVLFTSDNGPAKGLAKPLSGKKGSTLEGGQRVPAVIRWPKGIPAGIENDQILTAMDVLPTFAKLAGAKLPSDLVIDGKDIMPAIVGEADSPHEYFFYAHWGVLEGVRWKSWKLRIVDGKEALYNLDADISEKKNVVANHPEIVQQLKAAMLGFEKEMQASVRSAGTVENPMPLTMK from the coding sequence ATGAGCTCTACGGCCTCTGCTCAGGCAAAGCCCAATCTAATCATCATTTTCACTGATGACCAAGGCTATGCCGATTTGAGTAGCTTTGGCGGTAAACATGTCTACACGCCGAATATCGATCAGATGGCGAAAGAGGGCGCGCGGTTGACGAGTTTCTACGTGGCGGCGCCTCTATGCACGCCCTCACGGGCAGCGCTGATGACCGGGTGTTATCCGGCACGGATCGATATGGACGTGCCTTCGTCGATTATAGTCGAGGGAGTCAGTGAGAAGCCATTCCCCGTGTGCCTGGCGGGAGATGGGCGGGGACTGAATCCCAGTGAGTTGACGATCGCCGAGGTCGCGCAGTCGGCGGGGTATAAGACGGGTATGTTTGGCAAGTGGCACCTCGGCGACCAGCCGGAGTTTTTGCCCACACGTCAGGGCTTCGAGGAGTTTTTCGGCCTTCCTTATAGTCATGACATCCACCCGAAGCACCCGCGGCAAAAATTATTTAAGTTTCCAGCACTGCCTCTACTTGAAGGAGAGACCGTCGTCGAGATGGAACCGAGTGCGAATTACCTGACTCGGCGCTTCACTGAGCGAGCTGTTGACTTTATTAAACGTCATAAGGACGAGCCGTTTTTTCTTTATCTGGCGCACCCTCTTCCACACGGACCGCTCGCCGCATCGCCTGAAATGAAAAAGCAATACGCCGAGCAATTGAAAGTGAACAAGGCGGGTAAGCCGGGCCTGTTTCCGGTGACGATTTATGAAATTGATTGGTCGGTCGGTGAGATCCTCAAGACGCTGAAAGATCAGGGCATTGATGAGAACACTCTGGTGCTTTTCACTTCGGACAACGGGCCGGCTAAAGGATTGGCTAAACCTTTGAGCGGCAAAAAAGGAAGTACTTTGGAGGGCGGGCAACGTGTGCCAGCTGTGATTCGTTGGCCGAAGGGGATTCCGGCGGGGATTGAGAACGATCAAATTCTTACGGCTATGGACGTGTTGCCAACCTTTGCCAAGTTGGCTGGGGCGAAGTTGCCATCGGACCTTGTCATCGATGGAAAGGACATCATGCCAGCAATCGTGGGCGAGGCGGATAGCCCACATGAGTATTTCTTCTACGCTCACTGGGGCGTTCTGGAGGGGGTGCGTTGGAAGTCATGGAAGTTGCGTATCGTTGATGGCAAAGAGGCGCTTTATAATTTAGATGCCGACATTTCCGAAAAGAAGAACGTCGTCGCCAATCATCCTGAGATTGTCCAGCAACTAAAAGCCGCCATGCTAGGCTTTGAAAAAGAAATGCAAGCGAGCGTGCGTTCGGCAGGGACGGTAGAAAATCCGATGCCGCTTACGATGAAGTAG
- a CDS encoding Hsp20/alpha crystallin family protein, translated as MSTQLDTIQTSEKKASERTWQRPHYDVSESEEAFNVRVHLPGVRRDGVDISLEEDTLTVVGTRANDLPENWRPLRREIRSGDYRLSLRLNVPVNEAKIKASVENGVLDLSLPKADEVKPRKIKIS; from the coding sequence ATGAGCACACAACTCGATACGATTCAGACGTCAGAAAAAAAGGCGAGCGAGCGCACCTGGCAACGTCCTCACTATGATGTGAGTGAAAGTGAGGAAGCCTTTAACGTTCGCGTCCATCTGCCAGGAGTCCGACGCGACGGCGTTGATATCTCGCTGGAAGAGGACACACTCACAGTGGTGGGCACTCGTGCCAATGACTTGCCAGAAAACTGGCGTCCCTTGCGCCGCGAGATTCGCTCGGGGGATTACCGCTTAAGTTTACGGCTCAATGTGCCTGTGAATGAAGCCAAGATTAAAGCGAGCGTTGAAAATGGCGTTCTCGATTTAAGCTTGCCCAAGGCGGATGAAGTGAAGCCACGCAAGATTAAGATCAGTTAA